A single Nisaea sp. DNA region contains:
- a CDS encoding ABC transporter ATP-binding protein, which yields MTEPILEITNLSISFFVRAGEIPAVMDFSCKVMPGEAMGLVGESGCGKSTVALGVMRDLSNRGKITAGSIKFKGRELTTMSEKELRKIRGSEIAMVYQEPMASLNPAMRVGKQLMEVPILHENASVDEAYDRALEMMELVRLPDPERMMDSYPHQLSGGQQQRIVIAMALLSKPALLLMDEPTTALDVTVEAGIVDLVKELGSRFGTSMLFISHNLGLILETCDRITVMYSGEAVETGSVKDVFDRMRHPYTQGLFRSIPLPGADKYSHPLVAIPGQLPLPHERPNGCNFGPRCSFFEAGKCDVGEIRMHDTGMAESHFTRCERVSEIDWDAPLKHEGVVEATVPGETILSVDGLKKYYEVAANQMFGGGETRVVKANEEITFSAREAETVAIVGESGCGKSTLAKILLGLETATEGTVTLGNTDIGGTDIGDRDTGTISSIQMVFQNPFDTLNPSHTVGSQIVRTLERFGIGSTPKEREDRMLELLDLVKLPREFAKRMPRQLSGGQKQRIGVARAFAGAPKVVVADEPVSALDVSVQAAVTELLMDIQRASRTTMLFISHDLSVVRYIADRVVVMYLGHIVEQGTTEEVFSPPYHPYTEALLSAIPIADTKVVKKHIVLDGDIPSAMNPPSGCPFQTRCHHKSEVPGNKCETELPATRTLAGGHRVKCHLADDILDKMEPVVALA from the coding sequence ATGACAGAACCGATCCTCGAGATTACGAACCTTTCGATCTCCTTCTTCGTTCGCGCCGGCGAAATCCCGGCCGTGATGGACTTCTCCTGCAAGGTTATGCCGGGTGAAGCCATGGGCCTGGTCGGTGAATCCGGTTGCGGTAAGTCCACAGTCGCCCTCGGCGTCATGCGGGACCTCTCCAACCGGGGAAAGATCACCGCCGGGTCGATCAAGTTCAAGGGGCGCGAGCTGACCACCATGAGTGAGAAAGAGCTGCGGAAAATCCGCGGCTCCGAGATTGCCATGGTCTATCAGGAACCGATGGCCAGCCTGAACCCCGCCATGCGGGTCGGCAAGCAGCTCATGGAAGTGCCTATCCTGCATGAGAACGCCTCAGTGGACGAGGCCTATGACCGGGCTCTGGAGATGATGGAACTGGTGCGGTTGCCCGATCCGGAGCGGATGATGGATTCCTATCCACATCAGCTTTCCGGAGGCCAGCAACAGCGCATCGTCATCGCCATGGCGCTTCTGTCGAAACCGGCCCTGCTGCTCATGGATGAGCCGACGACAGCCCTCGACGTGACGGTCGAAGCGGGTATCGTCGATCTGGTGAAAGAACTCGGGAGCCGTTTCGGCACATCGATGCTGTTCATCTCCCACAATCTTGGCCTGATTCTCGAGACCTGCGACCGGATCACGGTGATGTATTCCGGTGAGGCAGTTGAGACCGGGTCCGTGAAAGATGTCTTTGACCGGATGCGGCATCCCTACACCCAGGGCCTATTCCGATCGATCCCGCTGCCGGGCGCGGACAAATACTCTCATCCCCTGGTCGCCATTCCCGGTCAATTGCCACTGCCGCACGAGCGGCCGAACGGCTGTAATTTCGGACCACGCTGTTCCTTTTTCGAAGCCGGAAAATGCGATGTCGGCGAGATCCGGATGCACGATACCGGCATGGCTGAATCCCACTTCACGCGCTGCGAGCGGGTGTCGGAAATCGATTGGGACGCGCCGCTTAAACACGAGGGCGTCGTCGAGGCAACGGTTCCGGGAGAGACCATCCTCTCGGTCGATGGCCTGAAGAAGTATTACGAGGTTGCCGCGAACCAGATGTTCGGCGGCGGCGAGACCCGCGTCGTGAAAGCCAACGAGGAAATCACCTTCTCGGCCCGCGAGGCGGAAACCGTCGCAATCGTTGGCGAGTCCGGTTGTGGAAAATCAACACTCGCCAAGATCCTGCTCGGCCTTGAGACCGCGACGGAAGGCACCGTTACCCTCGGCAACACCGATATCGGCGGCACCGATATCGGCGACCGGGACACCGGCACCATCAGCTCCATCCAGATGGTGTTCCAGAACCCGTTCGATACCCTGAACCCGAGCCACACGGTCGGCTCCCAGATCGTCCGCACGCTTGAACGCTTCGGCATCGGCAGCACCCCGAAAGAGCGCGAAGACCGGATGCTGGAGCTGCTCGATCTCGTCAAGCTGCCCCGTGAATTCGCCAAGCGTATGCCGCGACAGCTTTCCGGCGGCCAGAAACAACGGATCGGCGTGGCCCGCGCCTTTGCCGGGGCGCCGAAAGTCGTGGTAGCGGACGAGCCTGTATCCGCCCTCGACGTTTCCGTTCAGGCGGCCGTGACGGAGCTGCTGATGGACATTCAGCGGGCTTCGCGCACAACAATGCTGTTCATCAGCCATGACCTTTCCGTCGTGCGCTATATCGCTGACCGGGTGGTCGTGATGTATCTCGGCCATATCGTGGAACAGGGCACGACCGAAGAAGTCTTCTCCCCGCCCTATCATCCCTATACCGAGGCCCTGCTTTCGGCGATCCCGATCGCGGACACGAAGGTGGTGAAGAAGCATATCGTGCTGGACGGGGACATCCCGTCGGCCATGAACCCGCCGTCCGGATGCCCGTTCCAGACCCGGTGCCACCACAAGAGTGAGGTCCCCGGGAACAAGTGCGAGACGGAGCTCCCGGCAACGCGAACGCTGGCCGGCGGTCACCGGGTCAAGTGCCACCTGGCGGACGACATCCTCGACAAGATGGAGCCGGTTGTCGCCCTCGCCTGA
- a CDS encoding helix-turn-helix domain-containing protein, giving the protein MAAAKQALNGSDDPNYRVTNNNAIDVHVGRRVRLRRTLLGMSQEQLGEALNITFQQVQKYERGSNRISASRLWDIAQILDVPVSFFFDDMTDDTAANSPRKVRSGSSTTEYEEKPNDPMARRETLELVRAYYNITNVGVRKRITEMVKSVSQALPGDA; this is encoded by the coding sequence ATGGCCGCAGCAAAGCAAGCACTGAATGGTAGTGATGATCCGAACTATCGCGTTACGAACAACAACGCGATTGACGTCCATGTGGGACGGCGTGTTCGGTTGCGCCGCACTCTCCTTGGCATGAGCCAGGAACAACTGGGAGAGGCGCTGAATATTACCTTTCAACAGGTCCAGAAATACGAGCGTGGCTCCAACCGCATCAGCGCATCCCGCCTGTGGGACATCGCGCAGATCCTCGACGTTCCCGTCAGCTTCTTCTTTGATGACATGACGGACGACACGGCGGCGAACTCTCCGCGCAAAGTGCGGTCTGGTTCTTCGACGACCGAGTACGAGGAAAAGCCGAACGACCCGATGGCGCGGCGTGAAACGCTGGAGCTGGTTCGTGCCTACTACAACATCACCAATGTCGGTGTGCGCAAGCGCATCACCGAAATGGTGAAGTCCGTCTCCCAGGCTCTGCCGGGCGACGCATAA
- a CDS encoding trimethylamine methyltransferase family protein: protein MTEAPNRTRKRERTRKRSDSAVTDRKIRQAEWHRLRSPYPPMGIISEDELEAIHTTSLRILSEIGIDFLDQTARDILKQHGAEVEEGSERVRFDPGMVLEYVAKAPSEFTLHGGRQERDLVFGGNNINFASIASAPFCSDLEGGRRDGNYADFQNFVRMGQTANIIHLFGGYPVEPVDLPPQTRHLDCHYSFLTLSDKVHHAYSLGRQRPSDAIDMLCIARGETRDTIVDRPGLHSIINTSSPLRVDIPMLQGLMEMTSHGQAICVTPFTLSGAMSPVTIAGALAQQNAEALAVIAFTQMIRAGAPVIYGGFTSNVDMRSGAPAFGTPEYAKAAFVGGQLARKYGLPYRSTNANASNAVDAQAAWESMMSLWPVVLGQANLVMHAAGWMEGGLTASFEKFVTDLELLQGMAAFLQPLEINEASLGLDAIRDVGPGGHFFGTAHTLERYETAFYQPLLSDWRNYESWEEAGSPDALTRANRTYRAMLEEFEAPPIDPAIDEELKAYMTKRREDPRIE from the coding sequence ATGACCGAAGCTCCGAACCGTACAAGAAAGCGCGAACGAACAAGAAAACGCTCGGATTCGGCCGTCACGGATCGGAAAATCAGACAAGCTGAATGGCACCGGCTTCGCTCCCCCTATCCCCCGATGGGTATCATCTCGGAGGATGAGCTGGAGGCCATCCACACCACGTCGCTCCGCATCCTGAGCGAGATCGGAATTGATTTCCTCGACCAGACGGCACGCGACATTTTGAAGCAGCACGGTGCTGAGGTCGAAGAAGGCTCAGAGCGCGTCCGCTTCGATCCGGGGATGGTGCTTGAATATGTGGCCAAGGCTCCTTCGGAATTCACGCTTCATGGAGGCCGGCAGGAACGGGATCTCGTCTTTGGCGGCAACAACATCAATTTCGCCAGTATCGCCAGTGCCCCATTCTGCAGCGATCTCGAAGGTGGGCGCCGGGACGGCAATTACGCCGACTTCCAGAACTTCGTCCGCATGGGCCAGACCGCGAACATCATCCATCTGTTTGGCGGCTATCCGGTCGAACCGGTAGACCTGCCGCCCCAGACCCGGCATCTGGATTGCCATTATTCCTTCCTGACTCTGTCAGACAAGGTGCATCACGCCTATTCGCTCGGGCGGCAACGGCCGAGCGATGCAATCGACATGCTGTGCATCGCCCGCGGAGAAACCCGCGACACTATTGTCGACCGGCCCGGTCTGCATTCCATCATCAACACCTCCTCGCCTCTCCGGGTCGACATCCCAATGCTGCAGGGCCTGATGGAGATGACCAGTCATGGCCAGGCGATCTGCGTCACCCCATTCACCCTGTCAGGCGCAATGAGCCCGGTGACCATCGCCGGCGCCCTTGCCCAGCAGAATGCGGAAGCTCTCGCGGTCATCGCCTTTACCCAGATGATCCGCGCCGGTGCCCCGGTGATCTATGGCGGCTTCACCTCGAACGTGGACATGCGCAGCGGCGCTCCCGCCTTCGGGACACCGGAATATGCCAAGGCCGCTTTTGTCGGTGGCCAGCTTGCCCGAAAATACGGACTGCCCTACCGCTCGACAAACGCCAACGCCTCGAATGCCGTCGATGCGCAAGCAGCCTGGGAATCCATGATGTCGCTCTGGCCCGTTGTGCTCGGGCAGGCCAATCTGGTGATGCATGCCGCCGGATGGATGGAAGGAGGCCTCACCGCCTCGTTCGAGAAGTTCGTGACCGACCTTGAACTCCTCCAGGGTATGGCCGCGTTCCTGCAACCGCTGGAGATCAACGAGGCGAGCCTCGGCCTGGATGCGATCCGCGATGTCGGCCCTGGCGGGCATTTCTTCGGTACCGCGCATACGCTGGAACGCTATGAGACAGCTTTCTACCAACCGCTGCTCTCTGACTGGCGCAATTACGAAAGCTGGGAGGAAGCCGGCAGCCCGGATGCGTTGACGCGAGCGAACCGGACCTACCGCGCCATGCTGGAAGAGTTCGAGGCACCGCCAATCGACCCGGCGATAGACGAAGAGCTGAAAGCTTATATGACCAAGCGGCGGGAAGATCCCCGGATCGAATAA
- a CDS encoding fatty acid desaturase, protein MFERHPAQISQQVPEVPVSPGNVDSAFTLSIPSVEWQTVTLWSVIHGLFAALTYWHAALPIWLLPLLGAPVVAWHASYQHEAIHGHPTRIGWLNTLLAGLPLILWVPFGIYRDSHLKHHRNEYLTDPIEDPESFYVTPEAWSRFSEPRRMVYRAVNTLAGRLVLGPLFVASLFLWREAWDFSRGKGRLKDWTGHAIGLAVLAVWIVGVCDMPLWLYVICFAYPGTGVLLLRSFAEHHAAPEAVDRTAIVEAEAPLALLFLNNNLHVAHHASPGVPWYALPRYEVLRRRLTGRREERVYRGYRDVARRWLFRPKEHPAHPHY, encoded by the coding sequence ATGTTTGAACGTCATCCCGCACAGATTTCTCAGCAAGTCCCGGAAGTACCTGTTTCTCCTGGTAATGTTGACTCCGCTTTTACGCTGTCCATCCCGTCGGTCGAGTGGCAGACCGTCACACTCTGGAGCGTTATTCACGGCCTTTTCGCCGCGCTGACCTATTGGCATGCTGCACTGCCTATATGGCTGTTGCCCCTTCTTGGGGCGCCGGTGGTCGCCTGGCATGCGAGTTACCAGCACGAGGCAATTCACGGTCATCCGACCAGAATTGGCTGGCTCAATACCCTGCTTGCCGGGCTGCCGCTGATACTCTGGGTGCCGTTTGGCATCTATCGGGACAGCCATCTCAAGCATCACCGTAACGAATATCTGACCGATCCGATCGAGGATCCTGAATCCTTTTACGTCACGCCCGAAGCATGGAGCAGGTTCTCCGAGCCGCGGCGGATGGTCTATCGCGCCGTGAACACGCTCGCTGGACGGCTTGTGCTCGGTCCGCTCTTTGTCGCAAGCCTGTTTCTCTGGCGTGAGGCGTGGGACTTTTCGCGAGGAAAGGGGCGTCTGAAGGATTGGACCGGCCATGCCATTGGATTGGCCGTGCTTGCGGTCTGGATTGTCGGGGTCTGCGACATGCCGCTCTGGCTCTATGTAATCTGCTTTGCCTATCCGGGGACGGGGGTGTTGCTGCTTCGCTCGTTCGCCGAACATCACGCGGCGCCCGAAGCGGTGGACAGGACGGCGATTGTCGAAGCGGAAGCGCCGCTGGCGCTGCTCTTCCTGAACAACAATTTACATGTCGCGCACCATGCCAGCCCGGGCGTGCCCTGGTACGCGCTGCCGCGCTATGAAGTGCTCCGGAGACGTCTGACTGGCCGCCGCGAGGAGCGGGTCTATCGAGGATACCGGGACGTGGCGCGTCGGTGGCTGTTCCGGCCGAAAGAACACCCGGCACACCCTCATTATTGA
- a CDS encoding helix-turn-helix transcriptional regulator, with protein sequence MDRRDTVEIFRTRLAESMERAGVNRSGLARRVGVDRSTLSQLLSPDNERLPRADTVAAIASALQVSLDWLLGLTQQEQLGAEILQRSIHITEASRAAVDRNIAEWHAEAAGYKIRYVPSNLPDQVKTPEILAYEHGVVEAFERDSALERTQDQLAYTRRPETDIEICMSRQALDDFAAGAGIWHDLAPALRYEQLRYMRQLHDELYPRMRLYLFDGRRVYSAPLTIFGPLRASLFLGQSFFVFNTTEHIRTLTRHFDQLIRDAVVQSHDLDDYIEGLLSRFPEHTA encoded by the coding sequence TTGGACCGCCGAGACACAGTCGAAATCTTCCGGACCCGCCTCGCGGAAAGCATGGAACGCGCCGGTGTGAACCGGTCCGGCCTTGCCCGGCGTGTCGGCGTTGACCGCTCGACACTGTCCCAGTTGCTGTCACCCGACAATGAACGCCTGCCCCGCGCGGATACCGTTGCGGCGATTGCCTCGGCACTGCAGGTCAGCCTGGACTGGCTGCTCGGTCTGACCCAGCAGGAGCAGCTCGGCGCCGAGATCCTGCAGCGCTCTATCCACATCACCGAAGCGTCACGGGCTGCCGTGGATCGAAACATCGCGGAATGGCATGCGGAAGCCGCCGGGTACAAGATCCGCTATGTCCCGAGCAACCTGCCCGATCAGGTAAAAACACCGGAGATCCTGGCTTACGAGCATGGCGTCGTTGAGGCGTTCGAGCGGGACAGCGCGCTGGAACGGACACAGGACCAGCTCGCCTACACACGCCGCCCCGAAACCGATATCGAGATCTGTATGTCGCGGCAGGCTCTGGACGATTTCGCCGCCGGGGCCGGTATCTGGCACGATCTGGCCCCGGCGCTCCGATACGAGCAGCTGCGGTACATGCGGCAGTTGCATGACGAGCTGTATCCCAGAATGCGCCTCTACCTGTTCGACGGACGTAGAGTGTATTCCGCCCCACTGACCATCTTCGGCCCGCTGCGCGCCTCACTCTTCCTTGGCCAGAGCTTCTTTGTCTTCAACACCACCGAACATATCCGCACCCTGACCCGCCATTTCGATCAGCTGATCCGCGACGCGGTCGTCCAGAGCCATGACCTGGACGACTATATCGAGGGCCTGCTCTCGCGCTT